TACGAGCTGGTGAAATGAGAACGGTAGCTGTGGCCAGGCCACTGCCAGAAGGAACGAGATGCTAAGACCGATCGCAATCCTTGCCTCTGTTCTTGTGGCCGCGTCTCTCGCCGCACAGCAGTCCCCTTCGGCGCCACAACCCGTCACACTGATCAAGGCCGCGCGCATTCTCGACGTGAAGGCGGGAACGTACCTTGCTCGAGGGGCCCTGCTCATCGAGGGCGAGAAGATCAAAGAAGTGGGTCCGCTGGCGGAGTTGGAAAAGCGCACCCCGAAAGATGCGCAAGTCATCGATTTGGGCTCGGCCACGGTGCTGCCCGGCCTGATTGACTGCCACGCGCATCTGCTGATCTCCACCGAGCCCACCCTCGGCCCGGGCGCCAACATCGTGCTGGCGGTCACCGAACTGCGTCCTGCCGAGCGCGCGCTGGTGGGAGCGCGCAACGCCCGCGAGGCCCTGGAAGCCGGCGTGACCTCGGCGCGCATCGTGGGCCACTCGGGCGTGGACGCGGATGCCGCCCTGCGCGACGCCATCAACGCCGGCTGGTTGCCCGGTCCTCGCTTGCAAGCCGCCGCGCGCAAGATCACTCCTCCGGGCGGCCAGGCCGTAAGTGTGCAGGCAGCCGTCTCGGATGCTGTTCTGGCGCAAGAGTTCTTGCCCATCAGCGGCGTCGATGAGGCCCGCCGCGCGGTGCGTCAGGCGCTTTACGACGGAGCGGACCTCGTCAAAGTGGTGATGGATGCCGGCAAGCGCTTCATGACCCCGGAAGAGATCAAGGCGGTGGTAGAGGAAGCGCATCGCAGCCGGATCAAGGTGGCGGCACATGCCACGACGGTGACCGGCATCCAGGCGGCCATCGACGCCGGCGTGGATTCCATTGAGCACGGCGACGAGGCCACCGACGAGCAGCTCCGCGCCATGGCCGCCAAGGGAATCTTCCTGGTGCCTACTTTGCGCACCGAAGCGCTCTTCCGGCAGCTCTACGAGAGCTCGATCGTGTTCACACCCCAGCAACGCGACGGCTTCGAAGGTTTCCTCAAGCGATGGAACGAGCAGAGTCGCGCAAAGATGGAACGCGCCGGCAAGGCGGGCGTCAAAATCGCTTCCGGCACCGACATGTGGCATGACTTCCCCGGCAAGACGCGCGGCCAGGCCACCGTGCTGGCGCTGGAGTCGCCGGCAGCCTTCGGGGTGAGCCCGCTCGACACCATCCGCAGCGCCACCCTGAACGCCGCCGAGCTCATGGGCTGGAGCGACCGAGCAGGCGGACTCGAAGCCGGCAAGTTCGCCGATCTGATCGCCGTTCCCGGCGACCCGCTGGCCGACATCACCCAGCTCGAGCGCGTCCACTTCGTGATGAAGGGCGGCAAGGTGGTGCGCAACGAGATCGGCAAGTAGGTTGACGATGACCAATGCCCGGTTCAGCGTGCGGGTCGCTGTGGCCCTGCTCACCCCGGCTGCGGCGCAAACGCTCTTCCTGGAGAATCTCTCCAAGACATTTGCCTATAACGCGGCGGCTCCACTCGACGTGAAGGAGACCGGCGTCGAAAAGCGCGCCGGTGCGACCGTGCACGACCTCACCTACGCCAGCCCGCAGGGCGGGCGCGTGCCTGCCGCCGGCGATGCATGTCGTCATCGGAAGGTCGGCGATGTTCCGTTACAATGGCGGACTCTGAACGTCGAACGAGGTGAGCCTATGCGCGTGGGTACGAAACTGGCGGTAGTGCTGGTCATGCTGGCCGCGACGGCAGCGGCCCAGCAACAGGTGGACTGGGAAAAGGTAGAGATCAAGGCGCAGCCGGTGGCCGGCGGCGTCTACATGCTGACGGGGCGCGGCGGCAACATCGGCGCTAGCGTGGGCGAAGACGGCATCGTGGTGGTGGACGATCAGTATGCGCCCCTTGCGGCCAAGATCCAGGCGGCGCTAAGGAGCCTCTCCGACAAGCCGGTTCGTTTCATCCTGAACACG
The sequence above is a segment of the Terriglobales bacterium genome. Coding sequences within it:
- a CDS encoding amidohydrolase family protein; amino-acid sequence: MLRPIAILASVLVAASLAAQQSPSAPQPVTLIKAARILDVKAGTYLARGALLIEGEKIKEVGPLAELEKRTPKDAQVIDLGSATVLPGLIDCHAHLLISTEPTLGPGANIVLAVTELRPAERALVGARNAREALEAGVTSARIVGHSGVDADAALRDAINAGWLPGPRLQAAARKITPPGGQAVSVQAAVSDAVLAQEFLPISGVDEARRAVRQALYDGADLVKVVMDAGKRFMTPEEIKAVVEEAHRSRIKVAAHATTVTGIQAAIDAGVDSIEHGDEATDEQLRAMAAKGIFLVPTLRTEALFRQLYESSIVFTPQQRDGFEGFLKRWNEQSRAKMERAGKAGVKIASGTDMWHDFPGKTRGQATVLALESPAAFGVSPLDTIRSATLNAAELMGWSDRAGGLEAGKFADLIAVPGDPLADITQLERVHFVMKGGKVVRNEIGK